Proteins encoded in a region of the Trypanosoma brucei gambiense DAL972 chromosome 11, complete sequence genome:
- a CDS encoding telomerase reverse transcriptase, putative → MAQMFPSVPGYDGPFSLKDFLHNYIGLQLRWSTPQENSTTLPPSNSNVVVVPPTGNFHVVVYVSRSAPPPQRSVRSAAVLSSCSNKMDGDHPQPSVPTHFHGRPLTSSVLKHPFWDALFSQIGPTAVSFIVLWAPIVVQFEASGGGLQVLGPPLKRSASCAVKRQPGAGWWEGKLKVSRTETLTQNDPHCFCIEGTPSPVALYRLNVPRLHLVEQSPLRSTADARHAVTLILEQLWIEHHKSSCSPSSDRDISQRLCGVATGSATNCCGDSCVVLAQARNQVNAVFPYTLLPVHDDAVSGNGTVKEYLIHVLHCALGSVCRMNIRGAAIKHTEFLEKRGKSFTSISQKAQTAGQENKMRAIPVGELTVPEPVVASYLETLFNMMWWRAPPRFVGGAVTADRVKFWGEEGTVLTRLREVTVDWLCCGRHEVFLLSHFLDGVPVSRIPWLRGFYTKEPARKRRSMIQQRVFLQLVLFLYQCVVPFLIRRSFHVACTSKSPYIFFFIPRAVWVCLTRREMRRVCIRRVKRMRSDTLSDPQMRGHAGLPPMALERVTSEGLMQLIGPSSQPVGDDSGGVSDVCKLRDSSSPLLYSDVRFLVDGSKLRPIARPRFGWQRSLLKAADGVGSSTLASTLAKAGRYLATDGKAMWPSPNSAVLRDALRCLDAGVEERRITTGARQRAIGSHNDEYIEVRSFIQCARQFCTIPTLVQGETSAGLLADATAVTMVRGDAARCYDHLPQEAVVNIMRSLVTHETYYSLKLTVVTLTTVKNVNKKTRSSHAENQLSSMKETNRSTVEHRKLQLSKRVKLVPGRYVQEGVLYGIARGCIAYEEQSVGSDSLVSGEEIRSVLQKHLQSHLVMLNGKMYIQRMGINQGSAVAMLLCDQLLERVDAALSSILSEHEEPALLLRRVDDVLVVTLSRAAASRCEDALRSGWSEIGFFCQEEKLRRVTCGQPVRWCGLLWDPVTLEFAVDWARLAKMMPYLAVRPRTGCEPLLSSLRFIRILRLRTPMTALCRQINSKSRVVQTLYEIGLLWSRFFLDKLKANAAFFRPHVRTILQPLALATATLRRLVRKHSSDLQRLGSFCDVTDVEVRLCISAALYHTLHQRLAFMIGRMSSVGKKKFLILMTAVLKRKMGELGSKINRNNQMESSLPSAADLLLVEGGDGVVSRGLAAVRFRPVETVRFQGCATRSA, encoded by the coding sequence ATGGCACAAATGTTCCCCTCTGTGCCGGGGTATGACGGTCCGTTTAGTTTAAAGGACTTCTTGCATAACTATATCGGTTTGCAGCTGCGTTGGAGCACACCTCAGGAAAATTCCACCACTTTACCTCCCTCAAACTCGAACGTTGTCGTTGTGCCCCCGACGGGAAACTTTCATGTGGTAGTGTATGTTTCACGGTCCGCGCCTCCACCCCAGCGGTCCGTACGTTCTGCCGCGGTACTGTCTTCGTGTAGTAATAAAATGGATGGAGACCATCCGCAGCCATCAGTGCCAACACATTTTCATGGGAGGCCGCTAACTTCCTCGGTACTGAAGCACCCCTTTTGGGACGCTCTCTTCTCGCAGATTGGGCCAACAGCTGTCAGTTTCATCGTACTCTGGGCCCCTATAGTTGTGCAATTTGAGGCGTCTGGTGGTGGTCTACAGGTGTTGGGCCCCCCTCTGAAGCGTAGCGCCTCCTGCGCGGTGAAGCGTCAGCCAGGTGCTGGCTGGTGGGAGGGAAAATTAAAGGTGTCACGGACTGAAACACTAACGCAGAATGACCCTCACTGCTTCTGTATCGAGGGGACACCATCCCCTGTGGCATTGTATCGTTTAAATGTTCCTCGCCTGCATCTTGTTGAACAGTCACCCTTGAGGAGTACCGCGGATGCTCGCCATGCCGTTACTCTCATCCTGGAACAGTTGTGGATAGAGCATCACAAATCGAGCTGCTCTCCCTCGTCCGATAGGGACATTTCTCAGCGTCTCTGCGGCGTCGCCACAGGCTCCGCCACGAATTGCTGCGGCGATAGTTGTGTTGTCTTGGCGCAGGCTAGAAATCAAGTTAATGCCGTTTTCCCGTACACTTTGTTGCCTGTTCACGATGACGCTGTGTCTGGTAATGGAACCGTCAAGGAGTATCTCATCCATGTGCTGCACTGTGCGCTGGGGAGCGTGTGCCGTATGAACATACGCGGGGCTGCGATAAAACATACCGAATTCTTGGAAAAACGTGGCAAATCTTTTACCAGCATTTCTCAGAAGGCGCAGACCGCCGGGCAGGAGAATAAGATGCGCGCGATTCCTGTTGGTGAGTTGACTGTGCCGGAGCCCGTTGTGGCTTCGTATCTGGAAACTCTCTTTAACATGATGTGGTGGCGTGCCCCTCCACGTTTTGTTGGCGGTGCGGTAACTGCCGATCGGGTTAAATTTTGGGGTGAAGAAGGAACTGTGCTGACAAGGTTGCGCGAGGTTACTGTGGATTGGTTGTGCTGCGGAAGACATGAGGTATTTCTTTTGAGTCATTTCTTGGATGGGGTGCCCGTTTCGAGGATTCCTTGGCTACGTGGTTTCTACACGAAGGAGCCTGCACGAAAGCGGCGGTCCATGATTCAGCAGCGAGTGTTCCTGCAGCTTGTGCTCTTCCTCTATCAATGCGTGGTACCATTTTTGATCCGTCGTTCGTTCCATGTTGCTTGTACCTCTAAAAGcccgtatatattttttttcataccaAGGGCTGTTTGGGTATGCCTCACTCGTCGCGAAATGCGACGTGTGTGCATTCGTCGCGTAAAAAGAATGCGCTCCGATACTTTATCAGACCCACAAATGAGGGGGCACGCGGGGTTACCGCCAATGGCGCTGGAGCGTGTGACTTCCGAAGGACTGATGCAACTGATAGGACCCTCGTCACAGCCGGTAGGTGATGACAGTGGCGGCGTAAGCGATGTTTGCAAACTCCGTGACAGTTCCTCACCACTTTTATATTCGGATGTCCGTTTTTTAGTTGATGGTAGTAAGCTGCGGCCCATCGCCCGTCCTCGGTTTGGCTGGCAGCGCTCGCTTTTGAAAGCTGCCGACGGGGTTGGGTCGTCAACGCTTGCTTCAACCCTTGCAAAGGCGGGGAGGTATTTGGCAACGGATGGTAAAGCTATGTGGCCGTCCCCTAACTCTGCTGTTTTACGGGATGCTTTGCGGTGCCTTGATGCGGGGGTGGAGGAGCGACGTATTACAACAGGGGCAAGGCAACGCGCCATTGGATCTCACAATGATGAATATATTGAAGTGCGGTCATTTATTCAATGCGCAAGGCAGTTTTGTACCATTCCCACGTTGGTACAGGGTGAAACATCAGCGGGGCTGTTGGCGGATGCTACTGCCGTAACAATGGTGCGTGGCGACGCCGCGCGGTGTTACGACCACTTACCGCAGGAGGCAGTAGTGAATATCATGCGGAGTCTCGTCACGCACGAGACTTATTACTCACTTAAGCTGACCGTTGTTACGCTGACTACGGTCAAAAATGTTAACAAAAAGACTAGAAGTAGTCATGCAGAAAATCAGTTATCGTCGATGAAGGAGACGAATCGTTCGACTGTCGAGCACCGGAAGCTACAGTTGAGCAAACGTGTCAAACTCGTACCCGGGAGGTACGTACAAGAAGGCGTTCTCTATGGTATTGCTCGAGGATGCATTGCTTATGAGGAACAGTCGGTAGGCTCCGATTCCTTGGTAAGCGGCGAGGAGATAAGAAGTGTGCTGCAGAAACATCTGCAGTCGCACCTCGTGATGCTGAACGGCAAGATGTACATACAGCGTATGGGTATAAATCAAGGATCTGCTGTGGCGATGTTGCTTTGTGATCAACTTCTCGAGCGAGTTGATGCGGCCCTTTCCAGTATTCTCTCTGAACACGAGGAACCAGCGCTGTTGCTGCGTCGCGTGGATGATGTACTGGTGGTAACACTCTCTCGTGCTGCAGCGTCACGGTGCGAAGACGCTTTACGCAGTGGTTGGTCCGAAATTGGTTTCTTCTGCCAGGAGGAGAAACTGAGAAGAGTGACTTGTGGCCAACCCGTACGCTGGTGTGGGCTCCTTTGGGATCCGGTAACCTTGGAGTTTGCAGTGGACTGGGCGCGGCTGGCCAAGATGATGCCATATCTCGCCGTGCGTCCCAGGACAGGGTGTGAGCCACTACTTTCCTCACTACGTTTTATCAGGATACTTCGACTTCGAACGCCGATGACGGCACTCTGCCGACAAATAAACAGTAAGTCCCGTGTGGTGCAGACGTTATACGAGATCGGTCTGCTCTGGTCCCGCTTCTTCTTGGACAAACTGAAGGCCAACGCTGCCTTTTTTAGGCCGCATGTGCGCACTATATTACAACCTCTTGCCCTTGCGACTGCTACGCTGCGTCGCCTGGTGCGGAAACATTCCTCTGACCTGCAGCGGCTGGGTTCTTTTTGCGACGTTACTGATGTTGAAGTACGACTTTGTATTTCTGCCGCGCTCTACCATACACTCCATCAGCGGCTGGCGTTCATGATCGGCAGGATGTCGAGcgtggggaagaaaaagttcCTGATATTAATGACGGCGGTTTTAAAACGAAAAATGGGAGAACTGGGATCTAAGATCAACAGGAATAATCAAATGGAatcttctcttccctctgcAGCTGATTTGTTGCTGGTGGAGGGCGGTGATGGCGTAGTTTCAAGGGGTCTTGCGGCAGTGCGTTTCAGACCTGTCGAAACTGTGCGATTTCAGGGATGTGCGACGCGCTCTGCATGA
- a CDS encoding actin-like protein, putative, producing the protein MVQQQPVVVFDMGSNKTRVGFAGEEAPRVISSTVVGVPRQRGLVGSLLQHYSDDYAGDAACAQEGMLNLSYPVRNRCITSMPEVEHFLQDVFYSRLPLVPSNTMMLWVESVRTSREDRERLCEMMFESFGLPQLGLVAASATTVFSTGRTTGLVVDSGEGCTNFNAVWEGYNLQYATHTSDVAGRVLTDRLLAFLRAKGYPLSTPNDRRIVEDVKHTLCYVAADVQEEVKKMHKKLQKEYYGLPDEQRIYVEESQFMVPELLFNPSAEGDIGCCGRNNAEVNVDASGVGAGGWTDAIAKVVESAPHFTRPHLLKSIVLGGGNTMFPGIEQRLRREVSALPASAECEANCVAFRDRDLAAWIGGSVVASMPTFPHMCLSRKDYLEKGATVVHERI; encoded by the coding sequence ATGGTACAACAACAGCCCGTTGTTGTATTTGATATGGGATCTAACAAGACGCGCGTTGGCTTCGCGGGTGAGGAGGCCCCGCGTGTCATCTCGAGCACAGTCGTGGGCGTGCCGCGACAACGCGGCCTTGTTGGGTCCCTTCTGCAACATTACAGTGACGACTACGCAGGAGATGCCGCATGCGCGCAGGAGGGTATGCTCAACCTTAGCTACCCCGTACGGAACCGCTGCATCACAAGCATGCCCGAGGTGGAACACTTTTTGCAAGATGTTTTCTATAGTCGGCTTCCACTTGTACCGAGTAACACGATGATGTTGTGGGTGGAATCTGTGCGCACTTCACGTGAAGACCGAGAGAGGCTCTGTGAAATGATGTTTGAGAGCTTTGGTCTTCCTCAGTTGGGCCTCGTTGCCGCCTCCGCGACGACAGTCTTCTCCACGGGAAGAACGACAGGTCTTGTGGTTGATAGTGGCGAGGGATGCACGAACTTCAATGCCGTATGGGAGGGTTACAACTTGCAGTACGCCACGCACACATCTGACGTAGCCGGCCGCGTGCTAACTGATAGACTTCTGGCGTTCCTGCGCGCGAAGGGATACCCGCTCTCCACTCCGAATGACCGCCGAATTGTGGAGGACGTCAAGCACACCCTTTGTTACGTTGCAGCCGATGTacaggaggaggtgaagaagatgcacAAAAAGTTACAGAAAGAGTATTATGGCCTACCAGACGAGCAACGGATTTATGTTGAGGAGAGTCAGTTTATGGTGCCCGAGCTCCTCTTCAATCCATCAGCAGAGGGTGACATTGGGTGTTGTGGTAGGAATAATGCAGAAGTGAATGTAGATGCTAGCGGGGTTGGTGCTGGAGGTTGGACAGATGCGATAGCAAAAGTTGTGGAGTCCGCCCCACACTTCACTCGACCTCACCTTCTGAAGAGCATTGTGTTGGGTGGTGGCAACACCATGTTCCCCGGAATTGAGCAAAGGCTACGCCGTGAAGTGTCAGCGCTACCTGCAAGCGCGGAGTGTGAGGCGAATTGTGTGGCTTTCCGGGACCGTGACTTGGCCGCGTGGATCGGCGGGTCTGTTGTTGCATCAATGCCAACATTTCCACATATGTGCCTGTCACGCAAGGACTACTTAGAAAAAGGTGCTACCGTCGTTCACGAGAGGATTTAG
- a CDS encoding 60S ribosomal protein L22, putative: MVAVRAKVGSRGFTRQRQLAKGKKVFKIDCSIPASDGIFSDDILSNFQQYFQDNVKLNGRKGKLTSKVRVNMRENTLSITTTMAYRKKYFKYLTKKFLKKKDLRDWIRILAKGKDTYQLKYFNIQDQEEA; this comes from the coding sequence atGGTTGCTGTCCGCGCAAAGGTCGGCTCTCGCGGCTTCACTCGCCAGAGGCAGCTtgcgaagggaaagaaggtgtTCAAGATTGACTGCAGCATCCCCGCCAGCGACGGTATCTTCAGTGATGATATTCTGAGCAACTTCCAGCAGTACTTTCAGGATAATGTGAAGCTAAACGGCCGCAAGGGAAAGCTCACCTCGAAGGTACGCGTCAACATGCGTGAAAACACGCTATCCATCACGACGACTATGGCTTACCGCAAGAAGTACTTCAAGTACCTGACGAAGAAGTTCCTCAAGAAAAAGGACCTCCGTGATTGGATTCGTATTCTCGCAAAGGGGAAGGACACATACCAGTTGAAGTACTTCAACATCCAGGATCAGGAAGAAGCGTAA